A genomic stretch from Desulfatiglans anilini DSM 4660 includes:
- a CDS encoding Fic family protein, with translation YNLVSKSAKSALKSQCFQGVEFESPANLDSSEAVKKSLVKVLNGDSSGTVAGNDHAIWYRELFATSVNVGLISASDLAGYRSQPVYIRKSMHVPPRYEAVRDLMPAFFTLLKDEKEPAVRAVLGHFFFVYIHPYVDGNGRMGRFLMNVMLASGGYPWTVIPFETRNDYMAALEEASVRKNIEPFSRFLAELVQKGMTH, from the coding sequence TACAACCTGGTTTCCAAATCCGCCAAATCTGCTCTAAAATCCCAATGTTTTCAGGGGGTGGAGTTTGAATCCCCGGCTAATTTGGACAGCAGTGAGGCGGTAAAGAAAAGCTTGGTAAAAGTTCTGAATGGTGACTCTTCAGGGACAGTGGCAGGTAATGATCATGCCATATGGTACAGAGAATTATTTGCCACGAGTGTAAACGTGGGTCTGATTTCTGCATCTGACCTTGCCGGTTACCGCAGTCAGCCTGTCTATATCCGAAAATCAATGCATGTACCGCCCCGCTACGAAGCCGTGCGCGATCTTATGCCAGCATTCTTCACTCTTCTAAAAGATGAAAAGGAACCCGCTGTAAGGGCTGTTTTGGGTCACTTTTTCTTTGTGTATATCCATCCGTATGTTGATGGGAATGGCCGCATGGGAAGATTCCTGATGAATGTAATGTTAGCCAGCGGCGGCTATCCATGGACAGTTATTCCGTTTGAAACCCGCAATGACTACATGGCCGCCCTGGAAGAAGCGAGCGTAAGAAAGAATATTGAACCGTTTTCCAGATTTCTG